A single region of the Pyricularia oryzae 70-15 chromosome 4, whole genome shotgun sequence genome encodes:
- a CDS encoding alpha-galactosidase, with translation MVAKTVTFASTAILALANASPMEKRLENGLGRTPALGWNSWNVAQCNAATEAFALDTANRFISMGLKDLGYTYVNIDDCWSTMQRNSSGYLVADPKKWPRGIKPVVDEIHAKGLKFGLYGSAGTKTCAGYPASQGYEGKDAQLLAEWGVDYWKHDNCYTPCRQGLPQTCPENQVAGNTRTWYGTMRDAVLATKKPIFFSLCNWGRDRVWEWGKDYGNSWRMSIDIWNDWASVIRIGSAAAGIAQYSAPGGFNDLDMMQISNGALNPAQERTHMGIWAIAKSPIILGMDLSKISASSLAIIKNKGLIAINQDKLGKAATYFQPPGKPAPVSGQLYPYWAGPLSDGVVVGLTNAMGTGRQTLAVDFKDVPGLGAGTWSWTEMYSGRTGSGTGVSFDLERYDMAVFKVVKPKSAEMVNQADSALWSTGDA, from the exons ATGGTCGCCAAGACAGTTACGTTTGCCAGCACGGCGATCCTTGCTCTGGCCAACGCTTCGCCTATGGAGAAGCGTCTCGAGAATGGCCTTGGTCGCACGCCAGCTCTGGGATGGAACAGCTGG AACGTCGCGCAATGCAACGCCGCGACCGAGGCCTTCGCGCTGGACACGGCCAACCGCTTCATCAGCATGGGCCTCAAGGACCTGGGCTACACGTACGTCAACATCGACGACTGCTGGAGCACGATGCAGCGCAACTCGTCGGGCTACCTGGTGGCGGACCCCAAGAAGTGGCCGCGCGGCATCAAGCCGGTGGTGGACGAGATCCACGCCAAGGGCCTCAAGTTTGGCCTGTACGGGTCCGCCGGCACCAAGACGTGCGCGGGCTACCCGGCGTCGCAGGGCTACGAGGGCAAGGACGCGCAGCTGCTGGCCGAGTGGGGCGTCGACTACTGGAAGCACGACAACTGCTACACCCCCTGCCGCCAGGGCCTGCCCCAGACCTGCCCCGAGAACCAGGTCGCCGGCAACACGAGGACCTGGTACGGCACCATGCGCGACGCCGTCCTGGCCACCAAGAAGCCCATCTTTTTCAGCTTGTGCAACTGGGGCCGCGACCGCGTGTGGGAGTGGGGAAAGGACTATGGAAACTCGTGGAGGATGAGCATCGACATCTGGAACGACTGGGCTTCGGTCATCAGGATcgggtcggcggcggctgggATAGCACAGTACTCGGCGCCGGGGGGTTTTAACGACCTGGACATGATG CAAATCAGCAACGGCGCCCTCAACCCAGCCCAGGAGCGCACGCACATGGGCATCTGGGCCATCGCCAAATCGCCCATCATCCTGGGCATGGACCTGTCCAAGATCTCGGCGTCGTCGCTGGCCATCATCAAGAACAAGGGCCTCATCGCCATCAACCAGGACAAGCTCGGCAAGGCGGCCACCTACTTCCAGCCGCCCGGGAAGCCCGCCCCCGTCAGCGGTCAGCTGTACCCTTACTGGGCGGGCCCGCTCAGCGACGGCGTGGTCGTGGGCCTCACCAACGCCATGGGCACCGGCCGCCAGACCCTCGCCGTCGACTTCAAGGACGTCCCGGGCCTCGGCGCGGGCACCTGGTCGTGGACCGAGATGTACAGCGGCAGGACGGGGTCCGGGACCGGTGTCAGCTTCGACCTGGAGAGGTACGACATGGCCGTCTTCAAGGTGGTGAAGCCCAAGAGTGCAGAGATGGTCAACCAGGCCGACAGTGCCTTGTGGTCGACTGGAGATGCGTGA
- a CDS encoding glycosyl hydrolase family 43 protein: MVLTRLPAALVAGALLTATSMALPAGTSPSTPLLEPRQSATFTNPILWEDLPDIDVFRVGDVFYKTTSTFAFSPGAPVHKSYDLANWTPVSHSVPRLDFGNEYNLNGAGSRAYVKGIWASSMRYRASNDMFYWMGCIQSTGKTYVYTSAGSRAKDNNGEAQSWNWKQSSVINKCYYDNGILVDDNDTMYVVYGNRKLTVAQLSADGLSEVRSQQVYDSGDIYLEGAHMYKIKGFYWIVPTKVASGEYVLRSRSPFGPYEARVLFDNVPGPLSNAGWAHQGGMVDTKDGNWHYIAFLDAYPGGRIPVMAPLTWTSDNWPQLVKDSQGRWGTSYPMPVRTSKTVPGPRGVDLFTGSALGPRWEWNHNPDASKFRLAGGSGGLVLQTATVTDDLFNARNTLTHRITGPRTTATLQLDISQMRDGDRAGLAMFRDKAGYIGVHRANGNAQLVRLNGVNLGSGWVTESKGSVVATGPNVTGGKVWLRVDADITPAFGLQPVRQANFSYSTDGNTFTNLGPSFTMINEWNFFTGYRFGVFNFATQALGGQVTVKGFANDGSTPKNG, encoded by the exons ATGGTCCTGACACGCTTGCCAGCGGCGCTCGTCGCCGGCGCCCTGCTCACCGCCACGAGCATGGCGCTGCCCGCCGGCACCTCTCCGTCGACGCCACTGCTGGAGCCGCGGCAGTCGGCCACGTTCACGAACCCCATCCTGTGGGAGGACCTGCCGGACATTGACGTGTTCCGCGTGGGCGACGTCTTCTACAAGACGACGTCGACGTTCGCCTTCAGCCCCGGGGCGCCGGTGCACAAGTCGTACGACCTGGCCAACTGGACGCCCGTGTCGCACTCGGTCCCGCGCCTCGACTTTGGCAACGAGTACAACCTCAACGGGGCCGGGTCGCGCGCCTACGTCAAGGGCATCTGGGCCAGCTCCATGCGGTACCGCGCCAGCAACGACATGTTTTACTGGATGGGCTGCATCCAGAGCACGGGCAAGACCTACGTCTACACCAGCGCCGGCAGCCGCGCCAAGGACAACAACGGAGAGGCCCAGAGCTGGAACTGGAAGCAGAGCTCGGTTATCAACAAGTGCTACTACGACAATGGGATCTTGGTTGACGACAACGACACCATGTATGTCGTCTACGGCAACAGGAAGCTCACCGTGGCCCAGCTGTCGGCCGACGGTCTGAGCGAGGTCCGCTCCCAGCAGGTCTATGACAGCGGGGACATTTACCTCGAGGGTGCGCACATGTACAAGATCAAG GGATTCTACTGGATCGTCCCAACCAAAGTCGCCTCGGGCGAGTACGTACTCCGATCCCGCTCCCCCTTTGGCCCCTACGAGGCTCGCGTGCTTTTCGACAACGTCCCCGGGCCCCTCAGCAATGCCGGCTGGGCGCATCAGGGCGGCATGGTCGACACCAAGGACGGCAACTGGCACTACATCGCCTTCCTGGACGCGTACCCGGGCGGCCGCATCCCCGTCATGGCGCCGCTGACCTGGACCAGCGACAACTGGCCGCAGCTGGTCAAGGACAGCCAGGGCCGCTGGGGCACCTCGTACCCCATGCCGGTGCGCACCTCCAAGACCGTCCCGGGCCCCCGGGGCGTGGACCTCTTCACGGGCTCCGCCCTCGGCCCCAGGTGGGAGTGGAACCACAACCCGGACGCGAGCAAGTTCCGCCtggccggcggcagcggcgggtTGGTCCTGCAGACGGCGACCGTGACGGACGACCTGTTCAACGCGCGCAACACGCTCACGCACCGCATCACAGGCCCGCGGACCACGGCGACCTTGCAGCTCGACATCAGCCAGATGCGCGACGGCGACCGCGCCGGCCTCGCCATGTtccgcgacaaggccggCTACATTGGCGTGCACCGGGCCAACGGCAACGCGCAGCTGGTGCGGCTCAACGGCGTCAACCTCGGCTCCGGCTGGGTCACCGAGAGCAAGGGGAGCGTGGTGGCCACGGGGCCCAACGTCACCGGGGGCAAGGTGTGGCTGCGCGTCGACGCCGACATCACCCCGGCGTTTGGCCTGCAGCCGGTCCGCCAGGCGAATTTCAGCTACAGCACGGACGGCAACACCTTTACCAACCTCGGCCCCTCGTTCACCATGATCAACGAGTGGAACTTTTTCACGGGGTATCGCTTCGGCGTCTTCAACTTTGCCACGCAGGCTCTCGGTGGCCAGGTCACCGTCAAGGGGTTTGCCAATGACGGGAGCACTCCGAAGAATGGTTGA